A genome region from uncultured Tolumonas sp. includes the following:
- the tyrA gene encoding bifunctional chorismate mutase/prephenate dehydrogenase, with the protein MNEELNALRDQIDHVDKQLVDLLAQRLKLVAGVGEVKSRYGIPVYAPDREAAMLASRRAEAESVGIPADLIEDVLRRVMRESYSSENDSGFKCVKPDLRRIVVVGGNGQLGRLFVQMFRLSGYQVDVLEKNDWAQADTLLSDASLVLVAVPIDISCQIIDQLNNLPADCLLVDITSIKQKPLEHMLAVHAGPVLGLHPMFGPDITSLAKQVIVCCDGRGAEQYQWLLEQMQIWGARLQNVTAKEHDDAMSFIQALRHFTTYAYGYHLFEEKADIKCLLALSSPIYRLELAMVGRLFAQDPALYADIILSSEQNLVLIRRYHQRMGEAIQRLEKGDRQAFISHFEEVSAYFGDYAQQFLKESKQLLAQASDRRHHD; encoded by the coding sequence ATGAATGAAGAGCTGAATGCGTTGCGTGATCAAATCGATCATGTTGATAAGCAACTGGTTGATCTTCTGGCACAACGTCTGAAATTGGTTGCCGGAGTAGGGGAAGTTAAAAGCCGATACGGTATACCTGTTTATGCCCCCGATCGTGAAGCTGCTATGCTGGCCAGCCGCCGGGCAGAAGCTGAATCGGTTGGTATTCCCGCTGATCTGATTGAAGATGTTTTGCGCCGTGTTATGCGTGAATCATACAGCAGTGAAAACGATTCTGGTTTCAAATGTGTAAAACCAGATTTACGCCGTATTGTTGTGGTGGGTGGTAACGGTCAGTTGGGTCGGCTGTTTGTTCAGATGTTTCGTCTTTCTGGTTATCAAGTTGATGTGCTGGAAAAAAATGATTGGGCACAAGCCGATACCTTGTTATCTGATGCTAGTTTGGTATTAGTGGCTGTACCAATCGACATCTCTTGTCAGATTATTGATCAACTGAATAATTTGCCAGCTGATTGCCTGCTCGTCGATATTACCAGTATTAAACAAAAACCATTAGAGCACATGCTGGCTGTACATGCGGGCCCGGTGCTGGGTTTGCATCCGATGTTTGGCCCGGATATCACCAGTTTGGCGAAACAGGTTATTGTTTGTTGCGATGGCCGGGGAGCCGAGCAATATCAGTGGTTACTGGAACAGATGCAGATCTGGGGTGCTCGTCTACAAAACGTTACGGCAAAAGAGCACGACGATGCCATGAGTTTTATTCAGGCATTACGTCATTTCACGACTTATGCCTATGGTTATCATTTGTTTGAGGAAAAAGCAGATATCAAATGTCTGCTGGCGTTAAGTTCCCCGATCTATCGTTTGGAATTGGCTATGGTTGGGCGTCTGTTTGCACAAGATCCGGCATTGTATGCAGATATCATTCTTTCCTCTGAGCAAAATCTGGTGCTGATCCGTCGTTATCATCAACGGATGGGCGAAGCGATCCAGCGGTTGGAGAAGGGCGATCGACAAGCCTTTATTTCTCATTTTGAGGAAGTCTCGGCCTACTTCGGTGATTACGCACAACAATTCCTGAAAGAGAGTAAACAATTGTTGGCGCAGGCAAGTGACCGTCGTCATCACGATTAA
- a CDS encoding PatB family C-S lyase, with the protein MFDFDKQIDRRGTNSLKWNKYKDQDVIPLWVADTDFMAPQGVIDALQLRIAHGVFGYSRPSPRLIELIIERMQQRYGWKIEPEWLLFMPGVVPGLNFGIKAWCRPEQHVITPNPVYYPFLHAPEYNDRPVSLLPMQLVNDRWLPDFDTFEQQAKTADVLLLCNPHNPGGTVFTREELTRIADIALRNDLVVISDEIHCDLLLEPNVKHIPFASLSPEAAARSAVLMAPSKTFNIAGLCSSFAIIPDNRLRFKLQQAMRGLMADNNLIGLVAAEAAYEHGEAWLQTQLDYLRGNRDLVASTLGQLSGIKIAKLEATYLAWIDVSGLQLDDPIATFEAGGVGLSPGAQFGDKRFVRLNFGCSRELLQKALDRMVKVIQTARLVVQQ; encoded by the coding sequence ATGTTTGATTTCGATAAGCAGATTGATCGCCGCGGCACAAACAGTCTGAAATGGAATAAATATAAAGACCAGGATGTTATTCCATTATGGGTCGCCGATACCGACTTTATGGCACCACAAGGTGTTATTGATGCTTTGCAACTGCGCATTGCTCACGGCGTATTCGGCTATAGTCGCCCGTCCCCTCGCCTCATTGAACTGATTATCGAACGGATGCAGCAACGCTATGGCTGGAAAATTGAACCGGAATGGCTGCTGTTCATGCCCGGTGTTGTGCCTGGTCTGAACTTTGGTATCAAAGCATGGTGCCGTCCAGAACAGCATGTTATCACACCCAATCCGGTCTATTACCCGTTTCTGCATGCGCCGGAATATAACGATCGCCCAGTCAGTCTGCTGCCGATGCAGTTGGTTAATGACCGCTGGTTACCTGATTTTGACACGTTTGAACAACAAGCTAAAACGGCTGATGTGTTACTGCTCTGCAACCCGCATAACCCTGGCGGTACCGTCTTTACCCGCGAAGAATTAACCCGAATTGCAGATATTGCTCTTCGAAATGACCTCGTGGTGATTTCAGATGAAATTCATTGCGACTTACTTCTGGAACCCAATGTGAAGCATATTCCTTTTGCTTCATTATCACCCGAAGCTGCAGCACGTAGTGCTGTGTTAATGGCGCCAAGCAAAACATTTAATATCGCTGGTTTATGCAGCTCTTTTGCAATCATTCCGGATAACCGTTTGCGTTTTAAACTTCAACAAGCCATGCGTGGGTTAATGGCCGATAATAACTTGATCGGTCTGGTCGCTGCAGAAGCAGCGTATGAACATGGTGAAGCGTGGTTACAAACACAGCTGGATTATTTGCGCGGAAACCGAGACTTAGTTGCCAGCACGTTGGGTCAATTATCAGGGATCAAAATCGCTAAACTGGAAGCGACATATTTAGCATGGATTGATGTTTCTGGTCTGCAACTTGATGATCCTATTGCTACTTTTGAAGCAGGCGGTGTTGGTTTATCCCCTGGTGCTCAGTTTGGCGACAAACGATTTGTTCGCTTGAATTTTGGCTGCAGCCGCGAGCTGCTGCAAAAGGCGTTGGATCGAATGGTAAAAGTGATTCAAACGGCACGGCTGGTAGTTCAGCAGTAA
- a CDS encoding TAXI family TRAP transporter solute-binding subunit translates to MSCMRFFSVRLTNALTWMCLTLGISSSAFAAAPVNLTISTGSVSGVYYPAGGAICRLLNKSQKQHQLRCSVTTSEGSIANIQKLRNNEVPLAIVQSDIEQHAFTGATEFAQSGPMPQLRALFSLYSEAFTLVVREDSHISQLSDLVSKRVDIGNPGSGERATMELLMQQLNWKQTDFSQISGLHADERAQALCDNQIDAFVYVAGHPNGAIREATNSCDAKLLPLPPEQIASILKAHPEYSAATIPGGLYRDNDTDTATIGVTATLLTTDKLDDETAYQVVKAAMENLEQLERSHPALKGLNPENMTHVGLTVPLHPGAARYYREHNIKM, encoded by the coding sequence ATGTCTTGCATGCGTTTCTTTAGCGTACGTTTGACAAACGCACTGACATGGATGTGTCTGACATTAGGAATCAGCAGCAGTGCTTTCGCTGCTGCTCCGGTTAATCTTACGATTTCAACTGGAAGTGTTTCTGGTGTTTACTATCCAGCCGGCGGAGCGATCTGCAGATTGCTGAATAAGAGTCAGAAACAACACCAGCTACGTTGTTCGGTGACAACCAGTGAAGGTTCTATTGCTAATATTCAAAAACTTCGTAATAACGAAGTACCCTTAGCTATTGTTCAGTCAGACATTGAGCAACATGCTTTCACCGGGGCTACTGAATTTGCGCAAAGTGGTCCAATGCCTCAGTTAAGAGCTTTATTTAGTCTTTATTCCGAAGCATTCACTTTAGTCGTTCGGGAAGATAGCCATATTTCTCAGCTTTCAGATCTGGTCAGTAAACGCGTTGATATCGGAAATCCTGGTTCTGGTGAACGAGCCACGATGGAATTACTCATGCAACAGCTAAACTGGAAACAAACGGATTTTTCGCAAATCTCTGGTTTACATGCTGACGAACGGGCTCAAGCATTGTGTGACAACCAAATTGACGCTTTTGTTTATGTCGCCGGACATCCTAACGGTGCTATCAGAGAAGCCACCAATAGCTGTGATGCCAAGTTGTTGCCACTTCCACCGGAACAAATTGCCAGCATATTGAAAGCTCATCCTGAGTATAGTGCTGCCACTATTCCTGGTGGTTTATACCGTGATAACGACACCGACACTGCGACTATTGGTGTTACAGCTACTTTGTTAACCACCGATAAGCTTGACGATGAAACTGCCTATCAGGTTGTTAAAGCTGCGATGGAAAATCTGGAGCAGCTGGAGAGAAGTCATCCGGCACTTAAAGGGTTAAACCCCGAAAATATGACGCATGTCGGTTTAACTGTGCCACTACACCCAGGTGCAGCACGTTATTACCGCGAACATAATATTAAAATGTAA
- a CDS encoding 3-deoxy-7-phosphoheptulonate synthase, translating to MQKDSLNNVHIQSEKVLLTPEELKAKVPVSEDTLSFIADARRQIADIVHHQDHRLLVICGPCSIHDMDAAKDYATRLKALHDKYSDTLYIVMRVYFEKPRTTVGWKGFINDPNIDGTFDIELGLQKARELLSWLGELRLPLATEALDPISPQYLADLFSWSAIGARTTESQTHREMASGLSMPVGFKNGTDGNLDTAINALKAASSSHTFMGINQQGQVALLQTQGNPDGHVILRGGKQPNYDSVNVALAEQELAKAKLPASLVVDCSHGNSNKNHRLQPLVAENVIRQIQDGNKSIIGIMLESNIGEGAQSSEQPKCDMTYGVSITDACIDWHATEKLLAGCFEELKEPLKDRL from the coding sequence ACTGACCCCTGAAGAACTGAAAGCCAAAGTACCGGTTTCTGAAGATACATTGTCCTTTATCGCCGATGCACGTCGCCAGATCGCCGATATCGTACATCATCAAGATCACCGTTTGCTGGTTATCTGTGGTCCTTGTTCAATCCATGATATGGATGCCGCTAAAGACTATGCGACACGTCTGAAAGCGCTGCATGATAAATATTCTGACACTCTGTATATCGTGATGCGTGTTTACTTTGAAAAACCACGTACGACTGTTGGTTGGAAAGGATTTATTAACGATCCGAATATCGATGGTACCTTCGATATTGAACTGGGTCTGCAGAAAGCACGTGAACTGCTAAGCTGGTTGGGTGAGCTGCGTCTGCCGTTGGCAACGGAAGCATTAGATCCTATCAGCCCACAATATCTGGCCGATCTGTTCAGCTGGTCAGCGATCGGTGCACGTACTACCGAGTCACAGACGCACCGTGAAATGGCATCAGGTCTGTCAATGCCAGTTGGTTTTAAAAACGGGACTGACGGTAATCTGGATACTGCTATCAATGCATTGAAAGCGGCTTCGTCTTCTCATACCTTCATGGGGATCAACCAGCAGGGTCAGGTGGCATTATTACAGACCCAAGGTAACCCGGATGGTCATGTGATTTTACGTGGCGGTAAACAGCCAAATTATGATTCAGTTAATGTTGCTTTAGCAGAACAAGAGTTGGCAAAAGCGAAACTGCCGGCCAGTCTGGTTGTTGACTGCAGCCATGGTAATTCAAATAAAAACCATCGCTTACAGCCACTGGTTGCTGAAAACGTCATTCGCCAGATCCAGGATGGTAACAAATCGATTATTGGGATCATGCTGGAATCCAACATTGGTGAAGGCGCTCAATCAAGTGAGCAGCCAAAATGTGATATGACCTACGGTGTATCGATCACTGATGCTTGTATCGACTGGCATGCTACTGAAAAATTGCTGGCCGGTTGCTTTGAAGAGCTGAAAGAGCCGTTGAAAGATCGACTCTGA
- a CDS encoding sugar efflux transporter — translation MKRILPSFLQNAVELSFMGVTFLTGLAIAFLVPVLSLFLSDELHVRPLLVGAFFTTNAVMGIIIGQLLANYSDKMRSRKSLITVCGIAGVIGSLLYAFDRHYAVLASMGIVLMSFCGSITPQLYALAREYTDAKNKQAVTFSTVMRAQFSLAWVIGPPLAFFIVAHFDFTRLFCGVAVLYLLCVWVVARYLPVIPRKQTPTDPMSGSIWQNSRLCLLFLSSFLLWTCNSMYLITMPLYIGKALHWSQGLAGWLMGLAAGLEIPVMLLAGRYSARLGNRKLLLISAISAVAFYLLLLLSQQQLWLFLAQILNALFIGILAGIGMTCFQDLLPGHPGQASTLFSNSIRCGGIVAGMLAGTITEWFHFQGVFICALILSIFAMLSVWRISTL, via the coding sequence ATGAAACGGATATTACCTTCTTTTTTACAAAACGCAGTTGAACTGAGTTTTATGGGCGTAACTTTCCTTACTGGGTTAGCGATTGCATTTTTGGTTCCCGTCTTGAGTCTGTTTTTGAGTGATGAATTGCATGTGCGTCCATTATTGGTTGGTGCATTTTTTACTACCAACGCGGTTATGGGGATCATCATCGGGCAATTATTAGCGAATTACTCTGACAAAATGCGCAGCCGTAAATCGTTGATTACAGTCTGTGGTATAGCGGGGGTTATTGGTAGTTTGCTCTATGCTTTTGATCGTCATTATGCTGTATTAGCCAGTATGGGTATCGTGCTGATGAGTTTTTGTGGTTCGATCACACCGCAGCTGTATGCATTAGCGCGCGAATATACCGATGCTAAAAATAAACAAGCAGTAACCTTTAGTACCGTCATGCGCGCACAGTTTTCATTAGCCTGGGTGATTGGCCCACCGCTCGCATTTTTCATTGTTGCGCATTTTGATTTCACGCGGCTGTTTTGCGGTGTGGCTGTTTTGTATTTGTTGTGCGTCTGGGTTGTTGCACGTTACTTACCGGTAATACCAAGAAAACAAACGCCCACAGACCCGATGTCTGGCAGTATTTGGCAAAATTCGCGCTTATGTTTGTTGTTTCTGAGTTCATTCTTATTGTGGACATGTAACAGCATGTATTTGATTACTATGCCACTTTATATCGGGAAGGCATTACATTGGTCGCAGGGGTTGGCAGGGTGGCTGATGGGGTTAGCGGCAGGGTTGGAGATCCCGGTGATGCTGCTTGCCGGACGCTACAGTGCGCGCCTTGGTAATCGCAAGTTATTGTTGATCTCAGCGATATCAGCAGTCGCTTTTTATCTGTTGTTATTGCTATCACAACAGCAATTATGGCTGTTTCTGGCGCAGATACTGAATGCACTGTTTATAGGCATTTTAGCAGGCATCGGTATGACTTGTTTTCAGGATCTGTTACCCGGTCACCCAGGACAGGCTTCAACGTTATTTAGTAACAGTATTCGTTGTGGCGGCATTGTTGCCGGTATGCTGGCAGGAACCATTACTGAATGGTTCCATTTTCAAGGTGTGTTTATCTGTGCATTGATTTTGTCAATTTTTGCCATGCTGTCTGTATGGCGGATCAGCACGTTGTAG